The proteins below are encoded in one region of Drosophila santomea strain STO CAGO 1482 chromosome 2R, Prin_Dsan_1.1, whole genome shotgun sequence:
- the LOC120446076 gene encoding calcium load-activated calcium channel yields MWSDTILIVFISVCTAFLGEGLTWVMVYRTEKYQKLKTEVEKQSKKLERRKEIHGDSLDKAVKKKIERDEEKLKNNNRDLSLVKMKTMFATGFAFTALLSMFNSIFDGRVVAQLPFTPISWIQGLSHRNLSGDDYTDCSFIFLYILCTMSIRQNIQKLLGFAPSRAASKQGVGLFGPAPGQFK; encoded by the exons ATGTGGTCCGACACAATATTAATTGTTTTCATATCGGTTTGCACCGCTTTCCTGGGCGAGG GTCTTACTTGGGTGATGGTTTACCGGACGGAGAAGTACCAAAAGCTAAAGACAGAGGTGGAAAAACAGAGCAAAAAGC TGGAGCGCCGCAAGGAGATCCATGGGGATTCCCTGGACAAAGCGGTGAAAAAGAAGATCGAGCGCGACGAggaaaaacttaaaaacaacaaccgCGATCTCTCGCTGGTCAAGATGAAGACCATGTTCGCCACGGGATTTGCCTTCACCGCCCTGTTGAGTATGTTCAACAGCATCTTCGACGGCCGTGTGGTTGCCCAGCTGCCATTTACACCCATCTCCTGGATCCAGGGGCTAAGTCACCGAAATTTGTCCGGTGATGACTACACGGACTGCTCGTTTATATTCCTTTACATCCTGTGCACAATGTCCATCCGTCAGAACATCCAAAAGCTTCTGGGCTTTGCCCCATCGCGCGCCGCCAGCAAGCAGGGCGTAGGTCTGTTTGGTCCTGCTCCAGGCCAGTTTAAATAG
- the LOC120444580 gene encoding ataxin-2 homolog, giving the protein MICKQDVLQWFEKLESYNRIETMYALLTACLPFELRFLGTLLEEQGRCDSETLRGMELRANNPHELAADMVNCQKGDPTDRKIRRKMALYLALIRACNRNCVSEIYRTLECWGECDFGCINDQDTLLELLLVYTMAAIHPVFSMEEQKKIFGILAKIKENKLVAERFAPQMQAQTQTPVLQHPHPPSPHELIIQQQPPHVIHQMTGPQQAPHPQHPQMVQVLQTPQGNIPMIFPQHFQKLMPSSDGTHQISVDGMQHLMQPNITIPADTSAIISHQNTGWTMRHYVPQPPHQQPALQQQQPQSLDHQVPPASSPMLSQQSSPSSSRTTSPQRDRSLINVPLQAQQQPHQQQMRSMSQRLAGQKNARRPSAETTPPPTSIGGEQQHDSINEGGSSNSSGTSLHSVIRNGFLRPGHHHRVKPNTFIPQHQQQQQHFQNPNYNMNVMMQSMNMNDDGSGSMMNSMNSTKSAATTGSESGSSNGSCGDLSPSETPTPTQLSLPLHNSVDAGMGMITTVLPTGLGNYQPKQHHLSYKQQQQMNLQQRLNGRNGMDKTYQQVYTTGTPSIVSDAQTISSASLQQQQPQTLLISQSPVSTPTTTVLLQPQPPPPTAYNTSYPYHQRGPPPPQQTIFQAHSAPPPQTVRGGFRYPMGPPHNGELIYPTFHTSLAFLPMTAGGTPTAVTPPQLQNTAAVVSTNAVTVQTVPTPQQQQVPSTTPYSALTVCPITGAGGGGSAPKVISCYNCGSQTHSGRECQEASMEDVTRSASYKLDYSETSMDASSTGDHHKDVGGMQINSTTTAGTVTSTGK; this is encoded by the exons ATGATTTGCAAACAGGACGTGCTGCAGTGGTTTGAGAAACTCGAGAGCTACAATCGGATCGAAACGATGTACGCCTTGCTCACCGCCTGCCTGCCATTTGAGCTGCGATTTTTAGGCACGCTTCTAGAGGAGCAGGGCCGTTGCGACTCGGAGACGCTGCGAGGCATGGAGCTGCGGGCGAATAACCCGCACGAGCTGGCCGCCGACATGGTCAACTGTCAGAAGGGTGATCCCACCGACCGGAAAATCCGGCGCAAGATGGCCCTATATCTGGCCCTGATCCGTGCCTGCAACCGGAACTGCGTCAGTGAGATTTACCGAACGCTGGAATGCTGGGGAGAGTGTGATTTCGGTTGTATTAATGATCAGGACACGCTgttggagctgctgctggtctACACGATGGCAGCAATTCACCCGGTGTTCTCCATGGAAGAGCAGAAAAAGATTTTCGGCATTCTGGCCAAGATCAAGGAGAACAAGTTGGTGGCAGAGCGATTCGCGCCACAAATGCAAGCGCAGACGCAGACGCCCGTGCTCCAGCATCCTCACCCGCCGTCCCCACATGAGCTGATcattcagcagcagccaccacacGTGATCCACCAAATGACAGGGCCGCAGCAGGCACCGCACCCGCAACATCCTCAAATGGTGCAGGTACTGCAGACGCCGCAGGGTAACATCCCCATGATCTTTCCGCAGCACTTTCAAAAG CTTATGCCTAGCTCTGATGGAACGCACCAGATCAGTGTCGACGGCATGCAGCACCTGATGCAGCCTAACATCACCATTCCAGCGGACACTAGTGCCATCATCAGTCACCAGAACACGGGATGGACGATGCGCCACTACGTGCCACAACCGCCCCACCAACAGCCCGctctgcagcaacagcagccgcagagTCTGGACCATCAAGTGCCACCTGCCAGCTCGCCGATGCTGAGTCAGCAATCCTCACCGTCGAGTAGCCGCACCACGAGTCCTCAGCGAGACCGCTCCCTCATCAACGTTCCACtgcaggcgcagcagcaacccCATCAGCAGCAGATGAGGAGCATGTCCCAGCGACTAGCGGGTCAGAAGAATGCGCGGCGTCCTTCGGCGGAGACTACCCCGCCGCCAACCTCAATTGGCGGCGAGCAGCAGCACGAT AGTATCAACGAAGGCGGAAGCAGTAATTCCAGCGGAACCAGTCTGCACAGTGTCATCCGCAACGGTTTTCTGCGTCCAGGTCATCATCATCGAGTCAAGCCGAACACCTTCATACcacagcaccagcaacagcagcagcactttCAGAACCCTAACTACAATATGAATGTTATGATGCAGAGTATGAATATGAACGACGATGGCAGTGGATCGATGATGAACTCCATGAACTCCACCAAAAGTGCAGCTACCACGGGTAGTGAATCAGGCAGCTCAAACGGATCTTGTGGTGACCTGTCGCCCTCTGAGACGCCAACGCCCACGCAGCTCTCACTGCCACTACACAATTCGGTAGATGCTGGTATGGGCATGATCACGACAGTACTGCCCACCGGTCTGGGAAACTATCAGCCGAAGCAACACCACCTCAGCtacaagcagcagcagcaaatgaaTCTGCAGCAGCGGCTAAATGGACGCAATGGGATGGATAAGACCTATCAGCAAGTTTACACAACGGGCACGCCGAGCATCGTCAGCGATGCGCAAACCATCAGCAGCGCCAgcctgcaacagcaacagcccCAGACGCTTCTCATAAGCCAGTCTCCGGTGAGCACACCGACGACAACTGTGCTCCTGCAGCCGCAACCACCGCCGCCCACAGCCTACAATACAAGCTATCCATATCACCAGCGAGGACCCCCGCCGCCACAGCAGACGATATTCCAAGCGCATAGTGCGCCGCCTCCGCAGACGGTGCGTGGTGGCTTCCGTTATCCGATGGGCCCGCCACACAACGGTGAGCTTATCTACCCGACTTTTCACACCAGCCTGGCCTTCCTGCCAATGACAGCGGGAGGCACTCCTACCGCGGTAACACCTCCCCAGCTGCAGAACACCGCGGCCGTGGTCAGTACGAACGCGGTGACCGTACAGACGGTGCCCacgccgcagcagcagcaagtccCCAGCACGACGCCGTACAGCGCTCTCACCGTCTGCCCCATAACAGGAGCGGGTGGTGGCGGAAGTGCGCCGAAAGTTATCTCCTGCTACAACTGTGGATCGCAGACGCACAGCGGGCGGGAATGCCAGGAGGCCTCAATGGAGGATGTGACGCGAAGCGCCAGCTACAAGCTGGACTACTCCGAGACGAGCATGGACGCAAGTTCCACGGGCGATCACCACAAGGATGTGGGCGGTATGCAGATCAACTCGACGACGACTGCGGGGACGGTGACCAGTACGGGGAAATAA
- the LOC120444581 gene encoding probable 26S proteasome non-ATPase regulatory subunit 3 yields the protein MTNATDIGAHDVEMEVDPTAETLADEKKNQDVAAVQEIREQFRQIEKGVASKESRFILRVLRNLPNTRRKLNGVVFRNLAQSIYPAGAEREAAVALMPAVEKDATELPDVPKKQVATKAPIAEVDAYFYLLLLVKLIDASDLKRAGISADALMAKISIQNRRTLDLIGAKSYFYFSRVAELKNSLEGIRAFLHARLRTATLRNDFEGQAVLINCLLRNYLHYALYDQADKLVKKSVYPESASNNEWARFLYYLGRIKAAKLEYSDAHKHLVQALRKSPQHAAIGFRQTVQKLIIVVELLLGNIPERVVFRQAGLRQSLGAYFQLTQAVRLGNLKRFGDVVSQYGPKFQLDHTFTLIIRLRHNVIKTAIRSIGLSYSRISPQDIAKRLMLDSAEDAEFIVSKAIRDGVIEATLDPAQNFMRSKESTDIYSTREPQLAFHERISFCLNLHNQSVKAMRYPPKSYGKDLESAEERREREQQDLELAKEMAEDDEDGF from the exons ATGACCAACGCAACGGACATCGGTGCTCACGACGTCGAGATGGAGGTGGATCCAACAGCGGAGACGCTGGCTGACGAGAAGAAGAACCAAGATGTGGCCGCTGTGCAGGAAATCCGCGAGCAGTTTCGTCAGATAGAAAAGGGGGTTGCCTCAAAGGAGTCGCG CTTCATCCTGCGCGTCCTTCGCAATTTGCCTAACACTCGTCGAAAGCTGAACGGCGTCGTCTTCCGGAATCTGGCCCAGAGTATTTATCCCGCTGGTGCAGAGCGTGAGGCGGCCGTGGCTTTAATGCCCGCTGTGGAGAAAGACGCCACTGAACTGCCAGATGTTCCCAAAAAACAAGTGGCCACCAAGGCCCCAATTGCCGAGGTGGATGCTTATTTCTACCTGCTCCTGCTGGTCAAGCTCATCGACGCCAGTGATTTAAAGCGGGCTGGAATTAGCGCGGACGCACTAATGGCCAAAATCTCCATCCAAAACCGACGCACCCTTGACCTGATTGGTGCCAAGTCCTACTTCTATTTTTCAAGAGTGGCGGAGCTAAAGAACTCTCTGGAAGGGATTCGCGCCTTCCTGCACGCACGTTTGCGAACTGCTACGCTGCGTAACGATTTTGAAGGCCAGGCAGTGCTGATCAACTGTCTGCTCCGCAACTACTTGCACTATGCTTTGTACGACCAAGCCGACAAGCTGGTAAAGAAGTCTGTCTATCCGGAATCGGCCAGCAACAATGAATGGGCGCGTTTCCTGTACTATCTCGGTCGCATCAAGGCCGCTAAGCTGGAATACAGCGATGCGCACAAGCATCTGGTCCAGGCCTTGCGTAAGTCCCCGCAGCACGCTGCCATCGGCTTCCGCCAGACTGTCCAAAAGCTAATTATCGTTGTGGAGCTGCTTCTGGGCAACATTCCGGAACGTGTGGTGTTCCGACAAGCCGGTCTGCGCCAATCTCTGGGTGCTTACTTCCAGCTCACGCAGGCCGTGCGTCTGGGCAACTTAAAGCGCTTCGGCGACGTGGTATCGCAGTACGGACCCAAGTTCCAACTGGACCACACATTCACCCTGATTATCCGGCTGCGCCACAATGTGATCAAGACGGCTATCCGCTCTATTGGATTATCGTACTCACGCATCTCGCCGCAAGACATTGCCAAGCGCTTAATGCTGGACTCCGCCGAGGATGCCGAATTTATTGTATCGAAGGCTATACGGGATGGCGTGATTGAGGCTACGCTGGACCCTGCCCAGAACTTCATGCGCAGCAAGGAAAGTACCGACATCTACAGCACCAGGGAACCGCAGTTGGCCTTTCACGAGCGCATCTCGTTCTGCCTGAACTTGCATAACCAGAGCGTTAAGGCCATGCGCTATCCTCCAAAATCCTACGGCAAGGATTTGGAAAGCGCCGAGGAGAGACGCGAGCGGGAGCAACAGGACCTTGAGCTGGCCAAGGAGATGGCCGAGGATGATGAGGATGGTTTCTAA
- the LOC120446075 gene encoding FAD-dependent oxidoreductase domain-containing protein 1, giving the protein MLRYRQVVRLLQHRNYSTGAASNGCGSFRGDKSDDDLHPIRRTLRLLGNDMRKVKEFFVPKETETDKDPIPTQSKFHFSGERGKSKDPTVPDDFQTHCDVLIIGGGAVGSSIAYWLKEKARDGLNVVVVEKDDTYAQSATRVSVGGLCQQFSLPENIQMSLFAAEFLRSAKKHFGQEVPLQFTPHGHLMLAGEEHAESLMRSSQLQNELGARNELLTADRLAVRFPWLNTTDIALGCHGLEKEGWFNPLALLSNFRRSASGYGAHFVSGQVVDFEYKSQTDISVVGDAGSQEGFYTGLDKAVIQLPDGTRRTCKFALCVISAGASSEQVARLARIGVGTGILQVPLPITARKRYMYAINSQAQSAPAMTMPMTIDPSGIFIRRDGLGGNYICVHDSIEENHNEAIDPLYFNRHIKPHLSNRIPVFEEAQVVDSWAGIYDQNVYDENGILGAHPYYHNLYLATGFSGHGAQQSLAVGRAISELIMDGQFRTIDLSRLSFDRLIIDQPMYELNNVLS; this is encoded by the exons ATGTTGCGGTACAGACAAGTTGTGCGTCTTCTTCAGCACCGTAACTACTCGACCGGAGCAGCAAGCAATGGATGTGGATCTTTCAGGGGCGACAAATCCGACGATGATCTGCATCCGATACGGCGAACACTCCGTTTGCTTGGCAACGATATGCGCAAAGTTAAGGAGTTTTTTGTGCCCAAGGAAACGGAGACCGACAAGGATCCCATTCCGACACAAAGCAAGTTCCATTTTAGCGGGGAGCGAGGCAAGAGCAAGGATCCTACTGTGCCTGATGACTTCCAGACCCATTGCGATGTGCTCATCATTGGTGGCGGGGCAGTGGGCAGCTCCATCGCCTACTGGCTGAAGGAGAAGGCCCGTGACGGTCTTAACGTTGTGGTGGTCGAGAAGGATGACACG TATGCCCAGTCCGCCACTCGTGTTTCTGTGGGCGGTCTTTGTCAGCAATTCTCTCTGCCCGAAAACATCCAAATGTCACTCTTTGCCGCCGAATTTTTGCGAAGCGCCAAGAAACACTTTGGTCAGGAAGTACCCCTCCAGTTCACGCCCCATGGTCATCTGATGCTCGCTGGCGAGGAACACGCAGAAAGCCTGATGCGTTCCTCTCAGCTTCAAAACGAACTGGGTGCCCGGAATGAACTTCTCACTGCAGATCGATTGGCGGTTCGATTTCCCTGGCTAAACACCACGGACATCGCTTTAGGTTGCCATGGCCTGGAAAAAGAGGGCTGGTTTAATCCCTTGGCCCTTCTTAGCAATTTTCGACGGTCAGCCAGCGGCTACGGCGCCCATTTTGTCAGTGGCCAGGTTGTCGACTTTGAGTACAAATCCCAAACGGACATTTCTGTGGTCGGAGATGCTGGTTCCCAAGAGGGTTTCTACACGGGTTTGGACAAAGCGGTCATCCAACTGCCTGATGGCACGCGGCGCACCTGCAAGTTCGCCCTGTGTGTAATAAGCGCCGGTGCTAGTTCCGAACAAGTTGCGCGACTAGCAAGGATAGGCGTAGGTACAGGAATACTTCAGGTTCCGCTGCCCATCACCGCACGCAAGCGGTACATGTACGCCATCAACTCGCAGGCTCAAAGTGCACCCGCTATGACCATGCCCATGACAATAGATCCGTCGGGCATCTTTATCCGCAGAGATGGCCTGGGCGGCAACTATATTTGCGTGCATGACTCGATAGAAGAGAATCATAACGAGGCGATTGATCCGCTATATTTCAACCGGCACATCAAACCACATTTGTCAAATAGAATTCCCGTTTTTGAAGAAGCTCAAGTGGTGGATAGCTGGGCGGGCATCTACGATCAGAATGTATACGACGAGAACGGCATTTTAGGAGCCCACCCGTACTACCACAATCTGTACCTAGCCACCGGTTTTAGCGGACACGGAGCACAACAGTCTCTGGCCGTGGGCCGAGCCATATCCGAGCTGATCATGGATGGGCAGTTCAGAACCATCGACCTCTCCCGTCTAAGCTTCGACCGGCTGATTATTGACCAGCCCATGTACGAGTTAAATAATGTCTTAAGCTAG
- the LOC120446554 gene encoding apoptotic chromatin condensation inducer in the nucleus: MRRRSERKKSSSPAPVPVTVARRSRRSRKVSESEKTEVETPVVAQKDKETDCPEVPQASQELNEVRASSEERAGSGPSPVRRSRGSRTTPKKRTESKGGDKKVDTIPEEETENGTEGKDAVKEETAVAPPAANESETEDLTKKEEQQAQDDGSYPEPAVVKDDEDEKEDLKPQQDGPTCTDADTKQSESEQEVKVSSPCSKDEEHLKTSSDVLDIQTDEVDERDEEAFAPAERRESKKRQKEQIQEKKPAEEEEQKENRKQLEKKPEQTNDEPADLLNAKHEPCLNSSAANTTGAPVLQQQRSVRKRKWLTNKKSLDRTPPVLAISTDSLKNIIADVVQPVPLSDVQLESSSEEEGLVTSDRDSERSASPAPASEASKDRDNKANTVTTCDTGAEASVDNEGAGAALPAATDAVPAQVGLSKATVSTAAPHIVGDPSPARNRASHVLYITNLVRPFTVLQLKGLLARTGKIVEEDGFWIDRIKSKCYVAYSTEDEAIETRHALHGVRWPVSNPKCLNVDFGSRTDMDRAILSTKDEAPRYGQENTRDNQQSGNAWSRLEPSDKKPTRPVREWDVGKKEPSDHDKHSNDRRRESKDRLDSRSRDAERAGQERKRSRDREGRGRERERERIDRNAHARSRSGSPASKSKKKENEPPIRLLDDLFRKTKGTPCIYWLPLTPEAIAEKEAFRQKRIEEHKLRIKEREERQKEREKDRDRQRDTRRNRSNERRRSRSRERERRRY, from the exons ATGAGACGTCGCAGCGAACGAAAAAAGTCGTCGTCGCCCGCTCCGGTGCCGGTGACAGTTGCACGGCGAAGCCGCCGATCCCGCAAGGTGTCAGAGAGCGAGAAGACCGAGGTCGAGACTCCGGTCGTGGCCCAAAAGGATAAGGAGACCGATTGCCCCGAAGTGCCGCAAGCCTCTCAAGAACTCAATGAGGTGCGGGCCTCCAGTGAAGAACGTGCCGGATCTGGACCATCGCCAGTGCGCAGGAGTCGCGGCAGCCGGACGACGCCCAAAAAGCGCACGGAGTCCAAGGGCGGCGACAAGAAGGTGGACACCATACCCGAGGAGGAGACGGAGAATGGAACGGAGGGAAAGGACGCTGTCAAGGAGGAAACGGCTGTAGCGCCGCCCGCGGCTAATGAGAGCGAGACCGAAGACCTCACCAAGAAGGAGGAACAGCAGGCTCAAGACGACGGATCCTATCCAGAACCCGCTGTAGTCAaggatgatgaggatgagaaAGAGGATTTAAAGCCGCAGCAGGACGGTCCAACTTGCACTGATGCCGACACCAAACAGAGCGAGTCAGAACAAGAGGTAAAGGTTTCTTCTCCTTGCAGCAAGGATGAGGAACATTTAAAAACGTCTAGCGATGTATTAGACATTCAGACAGATGAGGTCGATGAAAGGGACGAAGAAGCCTTCGCTCCTGCAGAACGCAGAGAATCCaagaaaaggcaaaaggaGCAGATACAGGAAAAGAAGCccgccgaggaggaggagcagaaggaaaACCGCAAGCAGCTAGAGAAAAAACCCGAACAAACTAATGATGAACCAGCAGATCTTTTGAACGCCAAGCACGAGCCATGTCTAAACAGCAGCGCCGCCAACACAACCGGCGCTCCagtgctgcagcaacaacggTCGGTGCGGAAGCGAAAGTGGCTAACCAACAAAAAGTCTTTGGATCGTACCCCACCCGTGCTTGCCATTTCGACGGATTCCCTTAAGAACATTATAGCCGATGTGGTGCAGCCAGTGCCTCTAAGCGATGTGCAGCTGGAATCCTCTTCAGAGGAGGAAGGCCTGGTCACCAGCGATCGCGATTCAGAGCGATCTGCTTCGCCGGCACCCGCATCCGAAGCAAGCAAAGATCGCGATAACAAGGCAAATACCGTCACCACATGTGACACCGGCGCAGAGGCGTCGGTAGATAATGAAGGGGCAGGAGCCGCTcttccagcagcaacagacgCGGTGCCAGCTCAGGTCGGCTTGAGCAAAGCCACAGTTTCCACGGCAGCACCTCATATAGTAGGTGACCCTAGTCCTGCGCGAAACCGAGCCAGCCACGTGCTCTATATCACCAATTTGGTACGCCCGTTCACAGTGCTGCAACTTAAAGGCCTGCTGGCGCGGACGGGAAAGATCGTCGAGGAAGATGGTTTCTGGATAGATCGCATCAAGTCTAAGTGCTACGTTGCCTACTCCACTGAAGA CGAAGCTATCGAAACCCGACATGCTCTGCACGGAGTTCGCTGGCCAGTCTCAAATCCCAAATGTTTGAATGTAGATTTTGGCAGTCGCACTGATATGGATCGTGCAATACTTTCAACGAAAGACGAGGCTCCGAGGTACGGCCAAGAAAACACCAGAGATAACCAGCAGTCCGGAAACGCTTGGTCCCGGTTGGAACCGTCTGACAAAAAA CCAACACGCCCCGTACGCGAATGGGATGTGGGTAAAAAGGAGCCAAGCGACCACGACAAACACAGCAACGACAGGCGTCGGGAGAGCAAGGATCGACTGGACTCAAGGTCTCGGGATGCGGAACGTGCCGGACAGGAGCGAAAGCGTTCCAGGGACAGAGAGGGAAGGGGACGCGAACGGGAGCGGGAGCGAATTGATCGCAATGCACACGCAAGAAGCCGCAGTGGATCACCAG CGTCCAAATCTAAGAAGAAGGAGAATGAACCGCCAATCAGACTACTAGATGATCTATTTCGAAAGACTAAGGGAACACCTTGCATATACTGGCTACCACTGACGCCGGAAGCG ATTGCAGAAAAAGAGGCATTCCGGCAGAAACGCATCGAGGAACACAAGCTGCGTATAAAGGAGCGGGAGGAGCGCCAGAAAGAGCGTGAGAAGGATCGTGACCGCCAGCGCGACACGCGTCGTAATCGTTCTAATGAACGGCGACGATCTCGCAGTCGCGAGCGGGAGCGAAGACGTTACTAG